ATCAGCGAGGCTGGACTTTTGGCTCTGCTCCAACGCTTGGCAGATCACTAAGGCACCGTACTTGCCCAGTGCCACGTTAGCAGGGGAGAGGTTATCGGCTGGGAGGACCCCGTGGATGTACGAGCCAATGAAGTGGTTCGCTGGCACGGCCACGCAGGCAGCCCGCTTGAGAGCCATGTTCTCCCCCAGTTTGCCTTTAAAAAGCCAAAGAAACAGGTCTTAGCCCTCTTAAAGAGACAGATCCAGGCTGATGCTCTCAGGAAGGCCCATctgctgcagctctctgcccacaACCCCACCTTTAGGAGGTCGGTGTCCTTGGTAGTTTTGAAGCTCAAGGACTGGAGAGCTGTCTCACAATACACGTATTAGGATGTAAAATCCTGCTTAATTAGTTAACCGGTTCACATTAAGTTTAACTAGCTAACCTATTAAATGGGAGGAGAGTAGCCAGGGGAGCTAGTACCGgtgcccccacaccccctcttCCCTTCGGCCACGgataggggctgctctggccagcctggagcaccctctTGCCTGTGGTGGGCCCCATGGAGGTGGAGCAGTCTCCTGTCGGTGGCAGACAGGCAAGGGGCAGCTGCAGTCCCCACGGGGTAACCGTTAACATCCTAAATAGGCATTAAACCTGGTCTCTCAATATCTGAACCACTggcatatatttaaaaacaaacccctTTCCTGTAAGAAGCAGCTTGACGAGCTCATTACTGATTGGAAAGGTCAGGCTGTTGCCCTGTACTGTAATTCTCAGGGCCTGCCCCATATCAGAAAACACCCCATAACAGTACTAAGCTCAGCCTGCTTGCGGGGAGTTGTAGGACAGTGCAAAGAACTCAGATTTAACAGCCCGCAGGTGAGCCCACATCATCCCCAGTGCTGTCGGAGAGGGCCCCGATGCAAGCAGTTTCCCTGAGGCTGGATGCAGAATGAAAGGCGGAATCCTCCCAGTGGAAGGGGCTTCCCAGTAAATCCAGCACAAGACCCATGAAAACCACACGGTCACCCCCTTGATTTCTatctgccaggcagcagctggtcctAGAGAGCTCACCTATTGCTAGAGCTAGCTGGTCACTGAGCAAAGATCCAGTCGGCCCCGTCCGCAGTTGAGAAAGCTCAGCTGCCttcatgaagcgctgaaagagagaggagaggagatAGCTCTGCAAGCCACCTGACAGCGCCCACCTAGCAACTATTAACAGatgcctccccccagcacagccagccgCTCTCCTACACCATAAACATCTATACATCGGAGATTACTCCAAACTTCCTCCAACACGAAGCTCACCTCTGCTAATTCACATGAAGATATTGAGGTGAGACAGATACTTTATTGGGCTATATCCCAGCACCGGGGCTTGGCCCATGCTCGAGAACAGGAAAGACACCCTAGACCAGCAACAATTCCACTTCAGCGAGACGCATTTGACAACAGCGCAAGGGGTAAGCGCTTTGCCAACAGGTGTGAAACACTATACTCTGGTTGTGCAGCAAATACCCAGTAAAGACAAGGACGGCCAAGCGATAAACAGCTGGGAGACTGAcactcctgctctgccacagacaatCCTGGATGACTTCAGGTGAGTTCcttacactatgtctacacttaacatGCCACAGATGTAGTGCTTCAGCACAGACCGCTCGTATACAGAGGGGAGGGGCCTTCTCCCCTCACTAGTACAGCTCCCTTCCTGAAAGGGAGAAGAAACGTTTGGCCGACCGAATGCATTACAAAGGGTCTTGGGTCAGCTTAACAACGtcgctcaggggtgtggatttttcccaCCCCTGAATTAAGTAGCTGGGTCTATTTAAATTTCTAGGGTAGCCTAGTCCTAAGGCTACATCCAAACTTTTGCTGACCTGGCTATGTCGGTTAAGTGTGTGCTTGGGCGTGGGGACGACACTAATCACATCCCCTAGCTCCGCAGCATCCAATGTTTACCTCGCCACATGTGGAGACCAGGGCACCGTGGTGGAGTGATTCCAACTCTGAAGCCACATGTAGCtcctggagcctttaaatgtggctcctcctagagCCGCCCACAGGAGTGTTATCCACCCACGTGCCCCACGGCTTGGTGGAGGTAGTGTGTGGCGGCATTGTCGCcgatggcagcagccccagcttctCAGTAGCCCTAgcccctccagctctggtggcttcggtgagtcactggcatagaTATTGAATGCGGGGGCTGGGACTGCCTGGTTCTGGGAGAAAGTACTAtttagagctggggctggggaggggaggagacaagggagcctggctctgggggagaaggaaggcagCTGACACAAAGTCCCAGGTGTAAATACAACCGTGTTGTTAGAAAAATGTTTGTCAGTTGATGGTGAGTCTCCACTAGAGGGCTCTGCTGGAATAGCTATATTCACACAGCTGGGTAGACAAGGTCAATAGTTAATATATTTTCTGTGTCGGTAGATTACGGGTtgttagaaggaaaaataaatgtaCGACTGAGATGGCTGGGCATGGGGAGAGTTATGAGGACCTTAGACAGCGCTCTCTCTCACCTTGCTATATGTCGTTAATTGGTTCTTAGTATCTTGATAGTGGAACATTGTCCCTGTTGCTGCTTGTTGAACTAACTGTTGAAACTTGACATTTCGGGCAACAAAGTCAGTCTCACAATTCACCTGGGAGAGAGAAACAGCGGTTAGTTCAGAAATCAGCCTGAGAAGTGCAATTCCACTAATCAGAGATGCTGTCAGGGAAGTCAGCAAACCAATGGGACAGAAATAAGCACCCCCGGTTTTCAGAACAGGATAGACAGagggtttgttcttgtttctgCAGGTAAAAGGAATCCATTTAATGTTCTAAACTCTCACCTGAAAGATGTGAAATTATGCACACAGCCTGGCTCGAGGAATAGGGGAAGCCAGCAAGTTAAGAAACCACTCCATCACATAAGCAGGgtgccctgcaagctgagcactagTGTGGCTGCAAAAGTGTGAGATTCAAATACCACACAGCCAATTAGCAGCGCGCTCCCAGCTGGGAATGTGTTTCTACTCAGGGTGCACACCTGcatatgcctcggtgcacacaaaatttattctgcacgtagATAATAAAAAAcgagagggaaccctggccatGAGCCCAGGGAGAACATCTCACTCTGGCATGTGCAGGAGCTTACCTCCACCATCACAGCTGCATTCCCCTCCTGCAGCAGCCCAATAAGGCCTTCTTTTGTCTTCCTGCCCTGTAGTTTGGAAGCTTTGCTCCATCCCTCCTTC
This sequence is a window from Carettochelys insculpta isolate YL-2023 chromosome 29, ASM3395843v1, whole genome shotgun sequence. Protein-coding genes within it:
- the TSFM gene encoding elongation factor Ts, mitochondrial isoform X1, whose product is MQRAALSGVCGPLRGGARSRPQVVSQQLLFHAGLPTFAGDKELLVKLRKKTGYSFVNCKKALEKFCGDSKQAEAWLHEQAQKEGWSKASKLQGRKTKEGLIGLLQEGNAAVMVEVNCETDFVARNVKFQQLVQQAATGTMFHYQDTKNQLTTYSKRFMKAAELSQLRTGPTGSLLSDQLALAIGKLGENMALKRAACVAVPANHFIGSYIHGVLPADNLSPANVALGKYGALVICQALEQSQKSSLADLGRRLGQHVVGMAPLSVGSLEDEPGGEAETKMLAQPFLLDPSITLGQYVQPQGVSVLDFVRFECGEDTELPETE
- the TSFM gene encoding elongation factor Ts, mitochondrial isoform X2, with translation MQRAALSGVCGPLRGGARSRPVVSQQLLFHAGLPTFAGDKELLVKLRKKTGYSFVNCKKALEKFCGDSKQAEAWLHEQAQKEGWSKASKLQGRKTKEGLIGLLQEGNAAVMVEVNCETDFVARNVKFQQLVQQAATGTMFHYQDTKNQLTTYSKRFMKAAELSQLRTGPTGSLLSDQLALAIGKLGENMALKRAACVAVPANHFIGSYIHGVLPADNLSPANVALGKYGALVICQALEQSQKSSLADLGRRLGQHVVGMAPLSVGSLEDEPGGEAETKMLAQPFLLDPSITLGQYVQPQGVSVLDFVRFECGEDTELPETE